The Terriglobales bacterium genomic interval ACTCCAAGACCCCGATCGCCGGCATTGTAGTCCAGGGTTCGACTGGCGAAGCCATCATGCTCTCCGACCAGGAGAAGCGCGATGTTCTCAAGGCCTCGCGTGAGGCGACAGCGGCGCACAAGGTGCTGATCGCCGGGACCGGGGTCGAGTCGGCGATTGAGACTCTGCGGCTCACCGAGTACGCGGCCGAGATCGGATACGACGCCGTCATGGTGCGCACGCCGCATTATTACAAGATGGCCATGCACCCGGAGAACATGCTGGCCTTCTACCGCACGGTGGCCGACCGCTCGCCGTTGCCGATCATCATCTATAACTTTCCGCAGGCGACCGGCTACGACATCCCGGCAGAAGTTGTAATTGCACTCGCCGATCACGGAAACATCATCGCTATTAAGGAATCTTCGGGGAATCTGGAGAAGGTGAAGACAATTATCGCCGGCACGCGCCAGGTAAAACGCAGCGTGTTGACGACCGAAACCTTCGAGGCTTTCACTGGCCGCATGATGGTGGAAGCCACCAGCCCGGTCGCCGCCGGGGATATGGTTTCTGTCGGCGCGCTTGCAGGCACCGCCCGTCCGAAGCCATCTTCTTCGGAAGTGCAGGTAATCGGCGCCATGAAGGCTCGCAAGAAGGAGGTCGGATTCCAGGTGATGGTTGGCGCGGCTCATCAATTAAACAGCTCACTCGAACTGGGCGCGGTAGGTGCGATTCTCGCGTTTGCCTGCGCTGCCCCGACTGCCTGTTTCGAGATCTACCAGGCGTGGAAAGAGAAGGCGCACG includes:
- a CDS encoding dihydrodipicolinate synthase family protein encodes the protein MLLHGIFPPITTPFYPDGSIYYKKLEHNLERYSKTPIAGIVVQGSTGEAIMLSDQEKRDVLKASREATAAHKVLIAGTGVESAIETLRLTEYAAEIGYDAVMVRTPHYYKMAMHPENMLAFYRTVADRSPLPIIIYNFPQATGYDIPAEVVIALADHGNIIAIKESSGNLEKVKTIIAGTRQVKRSVLTTETFEAFTGRMMVEATSPVAAGDMVSVGALAGTARPKPSSSEVQVIGAMKARKKEVGFQVMVGAAHQLNSSLELGAVGAILAFACAAPTACFEIYQAWKEKAH